A part of Acidisarcina sp. genomic DNA contains:
- the ligA gene encoding NAD-dependent DNA ligase LigA: MEELREQIRHHEYLYYGLDAPEISDAAFDALTRELQELEAKHPELITPDSPTQRVGGKPKEGFAKVAHSRPMLSLDNVNSEAELRDWDRRVRELAGEKHGEIRYTTELKLDGLSLALHYSPADPASADSASKPSLLRRALTRGDGTIGEDVTTNVRTIRSVPLSISAARRHAAGLPAAFEVRGEVVMPISAFLRMNEEREAQGLAPAANPRNAAAGTIRTLEPNIVAQRHLDFYGYFAYENGETIFPSQVETLNALSAAGFRVNPHREALTTIEDVLAFIQRAEQQRANLGYEIDGVVIKVDSTALQQRLGFTGRAPRWAVAYKFTARSAITRVDDIRVQVGRTGKLTPVAVLSPVSIGGTTVSRATLHNADEIARLGLKIGDSVLVERGGDVIPKVVEVVPDPNTDSGEEKQHPRERREFHFPTTCPVCGSKVVRAEGEADYRCVNVDCPARLRESLLHFASRGVMNIEGLGEAVVTQLMERKLVTSIADLYRLDEATLLSLERVGPKSAQNLLHEIAQSKKAPLDRVLFGLGIRFVGEKTAQLLAEEFGSLDALMHASAEELERVNEVGPRVSQAILEFFAEQRNRNLVEHLRAAGLTFTAEKKQRSSQLEGLTFVLTGTLPGMSREDAKARIETAGGKVSGSVSKKTNYVVAGEEAGSKLDKARSLGVPILDEAGLLALLR; this comes from the coding sequence GTGGAAGAGCTACGAGAACAGATTCGCCACCACGAGTACCTCTACTACGGGCTCGACGCCCCGGAGATTTCCGATGCCGCCTTCGATGCTCTCACCCGCGAGTTGCAGGAGCTGGAGGCGAAGCATCCTGAGCTGATCACTCCCGACTCGCCGACCCAGCGCGTGGGCGGCAAGCCAAAAGAGGGATTTGCCAAGGTAGCCCACTCGCGGCCGATGCTCTCGCTGGACAACGTGAACAGCGAAGCAGAGTTGCGCGACTGGGACCGGCGCGTGCGCGAGCTGGCCGGGGAAAAGCATGGCGAGATCCGCTACACCACGGAACTCAAGCTGGACGGGCTTTCGCTGGCTCTGCACTATTCACCTGCAGACCCGGCAAGCGCAGACTCGGCGAGCAAGCCTTCGCTGCTGCGGCGGGCGCTGACGCGGGGCGACGGAACGATTGGCGAGGACGTGACGACCAATGTGCGGACGATCCGCTCGGTGCCGCTGTCGATCTCGGCGGCACGGAGGCATGCGGCGGGTCTGCCGGCGGCGTTTGAGGTGCGCGGCGAAGTGGTGATGCCGATCTCGGCGTTCCTGCGAATGAACGAGGAGCGCGAGGCACAGGGGCTGGCTCCGGCGGCGAATCCCCGCAACGCTGCCGCAGGCACAATTCGCACGCTCGAACCGAACATCGTGGCGCAGCGCCATCTGGATTTCTACGGCTACTTTGCGTATGAGAATGGCGAGACGATCTTCCCCAGCCAGGTAGAGACGCTGAATGCACTTTCGGCGGCGGGCTTTCGCGTCAACCCGCACCGCGAGGCGCTGACCACGATTGAAGATGTGCTCGCGTTTATCCAGCGCGCCGAGCAGCAGCGCGCCAACCTTGGATATGAGATCGATGGCGTCGTCATCAAGGTGGATTCGACGGCGTTGCAGCAGCGGCTCGGTTTTACCGGGCGCGCTCCACGGTGGGCTGTGGCGTATAAGTTCACCGCCCGCTCGGCGATCACGCGCGTTGACGATATCCGCGTGCAGGTGGGGCGAACGGGCAAGCTCACGCCGGTGGCCGTGCTGTCGCCGGTCTCCATTGGCGGAACGACGGTGAGCCGCGCCACCCTGCACAATGCCGATGAGATTGCCCGTCTGGGCCTGAAGATCGGCGACTCGGTGCTGGTGGAGCGCGGAGGCGACGTGATTCCCAAGGTCGTCGAAGTTGTGCCGGACCCTAACACGGACTCCGGGGAAGAGAAGCAGCATCCGCGCGAGCGGCGCGAATTTCATTTCCCCACAACGTGCCCCGTGTGCGGCAGCAAGGTTGTGCGTGCCGAGGGAGAGGCCGACTACCGCTGCGTCAACGTGGATTGCCCGGCACGCCTGCGCGAGAGCCTGCTGCACTTTGCATCGCGCGGCGTGATGAACATTGAGGGACTGGGCGAGGCGGTTGTGACGCAACTGATGGAGCGCAAGCTTGTGACGAGCATCGCGGACCTGTACCGGCTGGATGAGGCCACGCTGCTCTCCCTCGAACGCGTCGGCCCGAAGTCCGCGCAGAACCTGCTCCACGAGATTGCCCAATCCAAAAAGGCGCCGCTCGATCGCGTGCTCTTCGGGCTCGGTATTCGCTTTGTCGGCGAAAAGACGGCGCAGTTGCTGGCCGAAGAGTTTGGCTCACTGGACGCGCTGATGCACGCCTCCGCCGAGGAGCTGGAGCGCGTCAACGAGGTGGGTCCGCGTGTGTCGCAGGCTATTCTCGAATTCTTCGCGGAGCAGCGCAACCGGAACCTGGTGGAGCATCTGCGTGCAGCGGGCCTCACCTTTACCGCGGAAAAGAAACAGCGATCGTCACAATTAGAAGGACTGACCTTTGTCCTCACCGGAACGTTGCCCGGCATGTCCCGCGAGGATGCCAAGGCAAGGATTGAAACCGCTGGAGGCAAGGTCTCCGGCTCGGTCAGCAAGAAGACGAACTACGTAGTAGCGGGAGAAGAAGCCGGGTCGAAGCTGGACAAAGCTCGCAGCCTGGGAGTGCCCATCCTCGATGAAGCCGGCCTGCTGGCGCTGTTGCGATAA
- a CDS encoding metal-dependent hydrolase gives MEPITHFMTGACLSRTGLNRKTAYATLAMTLAAEAPDIDMLWEVRGPVAAFEHHRGITHTFVGAPFIALLVVAVVWLYHRWRKKKPQQPVRWKLLYAFSLFAALSHLLLDFTNNYGLRPFFPFNPRWYSWDIVFILEPVIFAALLLALVVPALLGLADREISARRSEFHGRGWAIFALSTMVLVWVVRNAEHERALNLVRNGTFADAKILKAAVQPFPLNPFRWFAVVETPDYFQTGLVNTRSGEARANDTLIYKPPVTLATLAAKRSWLGHVYLDWSSFPVVEDMGNEVPPGLDDSPSPQGTTVEFRDLRFAYSAMFLRGNRSPLSAWVVVAPNRTIEATVMDGREQK, from the coding sequence ATGGAACCCATAACCCACTTCATGACCGGCGCCTGCCTGTCCCGCACCGGCTTGAATCGCAAAACGGCTTATGCAACCCTCGCCATGACGCTCGCCGCCGAAGCTCCCGATATCGATATGCTCTGGGAGGTGCGCGGCCCCGTGGCCGCATTCGAGCACCATCGCGGCATCACGCACACCTTTGTCGGCGCGCCTTTCATTGCCCTGCTCGTGGTCGCCGTGGTGTGGCTCTACCATCGCTGGCGAAAGAAGAAACCGCAGCAGCCGGTGCGCTGGAAGCTGCTGTACGCCTTCTCCCTGTTTGCGGCGCTCAGCCACCTGCTGCTGGACTTCACCAACAACTACGGCCTGCGTCCCTTCTTCCCCTTCAATCCGCGGTGGTACTCGTGGGATATCGTCTTCATCCTTGAGCCTGTCATCTTCGCTGCTCTGCTTCTGGCGCTGGTGGTTCCGGCCTTGCTGGGCCTTGCGGATCGTGAGATCAGCGCACGTCGCAGCGAATTCCATGGGCGGGGCTGGGCGATCTTCGCTCTATCTACCATGGTCCTGGTCTGGGTCGTCCGCAATGCCGAGCACGAGCGTGCCTTGAACCTCGTGCGCAATGGCACCTTCGCCGACGCAAAGATTCTCAAGGCAGCCGTGCAGCCCTTTCCGCTCAACCCCTTCCGCTGGTTTGCCGTGGTGGAGACGCCGGACTACTTCCAGACGGGATTGGTGAATACCCGAAGCGGCGAGGCGCGCGCCAACGACACCCTGATCTATAAGCCGCCGGTAACCCTGGCCACCCTGGCGGCGAAGAGGTCGTGGCTTGGCCACGTCTACCTGGATTGGTCCTCTTTCCCGGTGGTCGAGGATATGGGGAACGAAGTTCCTCCCGGCCTGGACGACAGCCCCTCGCCCCAGGGAACCACCGTTGAGTTTCGCGACCTGCGTTTTGCCTATTCCGCGATGTTTCTCCGGGGCAACCGCTCTCCGCTCTCTGCCTGGGTCGTGGTTGCTCCCAACCGCACGATTGAAGCCACGGTGATGGATGGACGGGAACAGAAATAG
- a CDS encoding DUF6580 family putative transport protein: protein MSSFLLILLAIASRVLPHTWWNFTAVGGSLLYFGARRPLRQAIVPLVLMACTDYYLTVYAYNYAFHVQGYLLTWVWYAAAILLGRILLRDQVSLARGGAATLLSATSFFAISNYAVWAGSGMYPHSIAGLAACYTAALPFYRNDLISTALVLGVAFGLPALARHLLTPEKHHVSA, encoded by the coding sequence ATGTCCTCTTTTCTGCTCATTCTGCTTGCTATAGCGAGCCGCGTTCTCCCGCATACGTGGTGGAACTTCACGGCGGTCGGCGGTTCCTTGCTGTACTTCGGAGCCAGGCGTCCGCTGCGCCAGGCGATTGTGCCTCTCGTGCTGATGGCGTGTACCGACTACTACCTCACCGTCTATGCGTACAACTATGCCTTCCATGTGCAGGGCTATCTGCTGACCTGGGTCTGGTATGCGGCGGCTATCCTGCTGGGCAGGATTCTGCTGCGCGACCAAGTCTCGCTGGCGCGGGGCGGAGCGGCGACCCTGCTTTCGGCGACCTCATTCTTCGCCATCAGCAACTACGCGGTCTGGGCGGGCTCGGGGATGTATCCCCACAGCATCGCGGGACTGGCAGCCTGCTATACCGCGGCTCTGCCGTTCTATCGCAACGATCTGATCTCGACCGCTCTCGTCCTCGGTGTGGCCTTCGGCCTTCCAGCGCTGGCACGCCACTTGCTGACACCCGAGAAACACCACGTCTCCGCGTAA
- a CDS encoding VTT domain-containing protein, which yields MKHSITTLLLKYKLYLLTALKPLGIWGVGIIAFVDSSSLPVPMDIVIAGYAWGDKRHAYAYAVLGALGSCLGGLVPFLLGRAGGELFLLKRVNRERFEQIRDRFERQEFLAMLIPSMLPPPTPWKAFVFGAGVFEMKIINFLAAVFLGRLIHYVLLAWLTMRYGPEMVQIVMKFAHQHLGGVLMTISILFGMVVIYYVRKNMAKRKAGSAEEAES from the coding sequence GTGAAACACTCCATCACCACCCTCCTCCTCAAGTACAAGTTGTATCTGCTTACCGCTCTGAAGCCGCTGGGGATATGGGGTGTTGGGATCATCGCCTTCGTGGATTCGTCGTCCCTGCCGGTGCCTATGGATATTGTGATCGCAGGCTACGCGTGGGGCGATAAACGCCATGCCTACGCCTATGCCGTGCTGGGGGCGCTGGGCTCCTGCCTGGGAGGGCTGGTTCCCTTTCTGCTGGGCCGGGCCGGGGGCGAGCTCTTCCTGCTGAAGCGGGTGAACCGCGAGCGTTTCGAGCAGATTCGCGATCGCTTCGAGCGGCAGGAGTTTCTCGCGATGCTCATACCGTCGATGCTGCCTCCGCCGACGCCGTGGAAGGCCTTTGTCTTCGGCGCGGGCGTCTTCGAGATGAAGATCATCAATTTTCTCGCCGCTGTCTTTTTGGGGCGGCTCATCCATTACGTGCTGCTGGCGTGGCTCACCATGCGTTATGGGCCGGAGATGGTGCAGATCGTGATGAAGTTTGCCCATCAGCATCTCGGTGGAGTTCTGATGACGATCAGCATCCTCTTTGGGATGGTGGTTATTTACTATGTCCGCAAGAATATGGCGAAGCGCAAGGCTGGGTCTGCCGAGGAAGCGGAGAGTTAA
- a CDS encoding MogA/MoaB family molybdenum cofactor biosynthesis protein — protein sequence MKKRIAGMDTVGVESPEKPLQSGDMPTATVLTVSDSCSKGAREDLSGPAVATLLRSHGFAVDGCGVLPDEQAPIEEWLKSACGKAALVVTTGGTGLAPRDVTPEATRNVCDRLVDGISERMRSEGLRQTPFAPLSRALCGTRGTSLILNLPGSPRGAVQSLEVVLPILSHALALLSGAYGQHSEGETGSTLKNKELERP from the coding sequence GTGAAGAAAAGGATCGCCGGGATGGACACTGTTGGCGTGGAATCGCCGGAAAAACCCTTACAATCGGGAGATATGCCCACCGCCACTGTATTGACCGTCAGCGACTCCTGCTCCAAGGGTGCGAGGGAAGATCTGTCGGGCCCGGCGGTGGCCACACTGCTGCGGTCGCATGGCTTTGCGGTCGACGGGTGCGGCGTTCTCCCCGACGAGCAGGCCCCAATCGAGGAATGGCTGAAAAGCGCCTGCGGCAAGGCTGCCCTGGTGGTGACCACGGGAGGTACTGGGCTTGCTCCCCGGGATGTGACTCCTGAGGCTACGAGGAACGTCTGTGACCGGCTGGTGGATGGAATCTCCGAACGGATGCGCTCCGAGGGGCTGAGGCAAACACCCTTCGCGCCATTGAGCCGGGCTCTCTGCGGAACTCGGGGCACGTCGCTGATTCTGAATCTGCCTGGAAGCCCCCGAGGCGCGGTCCAGTCGCTGGAGGTCGTCCTGCCCATCCTGTCCCACGCGCTGGCGCTGCTTTCCGGGGCATACGGGCAGCACTCCGAGGGCGAGACGGGCTCTACTTTGAAGAATAAGGAATTGGAAAGACCGTGA
- a CDS encoding TonB family protein, with protein MPITETPTSPPEQPPVRPSKRKRHRYDELEPHEIFSLIEEYEDERAKARLRESIWISIIIYMALAWYLFYGPRYLFHQPHVINPADALKDRKDLTYLDLPPDALKQVKPKSSQAISDKDRVAQSKQPTLDKKTLEQLQAMRKARAAEQPGPPASQQPAAPVPPQQQMAQQPEPQQRPSQPLPSNQQSTLEAPHPAPSAPSMNSGAMSPGEAIRQAARDARGAGGAGGDYGQGAQPKHPGLQSGYEILSDTLGVDFGPYMQRVVRETYRTWDPLIPEAVRPPLYKQGKVYIQFIIAPDGSVKNMRLIGPSGDVSLDRAAWGAITGSNYPALPKEFKGPYLELRFAFLYNPKQGQ; from the coding sequence ATGCCTATCACCGAAACTCCAACTAGCCCTCCAGAGCAGCCGCCGGTGCGCCCGTCGAAACGGAAACGCCATCGCTACGATGAGCTTGAGCCGCATGAGATCTTCTCGCTCATCGAGGAGTATGAGGACGAACGGGCCAAGGCTCGCCTGCGAGAGTCGATCTGGATCTCCATCATCATCTACATGGCGCTGGCCTGGTACCTCTTCTACGGCCCACGCTATCTGTTTCATCAGCCTCACGTGATCAATCCTGCGGACGCGCTCAAGGACCGCAAGGATCTGACCTACCTGGATCTGCCGCCGGATGCGCTGAAGCAGGTCAAGCCAAAGTCTTCGCAGGCGATCTCGGATAAGGATCGCGTCGCCCAGTCCAAGCAGCCGACGCTGGATAAGAAGACGCTCGAGCAGTTGCAGGCAATGCGCAAAGCGCGTGCCGCCGAGCAGCCCGGCCCTCCGGCCTCGCAGCAGCCTGCCGCGCCTGTACCGCCTCAGCAGCAGATGGCGCAGCAGCCTGAGCCGCAGCAGAGGCCCAGCCAGCCCCTGCCCTCCAACCAGCAGTCCACGCTGGAGGCGCCTCACCCCGCACCCTCCGCGCCCAGTATGAACTCCGGTGCAATGTCGCCGGGAGAGGCCATTCGCCAGGCAGCCCGCGACGCCAGGGGAGCCGGCGGAGCAGGTGGGGACTACGGTCAGGGAGCACAACCGAAGCATCCTGGCCTGCAGAGCGGCTACGAGATTCTGAGCGATACCCTGGGAGTCGATTTCGGCCCCTATATGCAGCGCGTCGTTCGCGAAACCTATCGCACCTGGGATCCATTGATCCCCGAGGCGGTCCGGCCGCCGCTGTATAAGCAGGGTAAGGTGTATATCCAGTTCATCATCGCGCCCGACGGCAGCGTCAAGAACATGCGCCTCATCGGACCCTCCGGGGATGTATCGCTCGACCGCGCGGCTTGGGGAGCTATTACCGGCTCCAACTACCCGGCCCTGCCGAAGGAATTCAAAGGGCCGTACCTGGAACTGCGCTTCGCCTTTCTCTACAACCCCAAGCAAGGGCAGTAG
- the miaA gene encoding tRNA (adenosine(37)-N6)-dimethylallyltransferase MiaA: MVGAHSPEPLVVVLLGPTASGKTSLSLAVAEQFAGEVVSCDSVAVYRDMEIGTAKPSRAERARVPHHLIDVVSPAEPYTAGDYSRHARAALADITARGHLPVVTGGTGLYLRALVDGLFAGPERSQPLRDRLHRIRARHGEGALHRILRRLDPASAALIHPNDTPKLIRAIEVSLQAGKPMSQAWQQGRDRLKGYRILRIGLEPERKALYSRINHRAEEMFREGLVAETEQLLAKYGEDCRPLDSLGYKQAKAILNGTMTASEAIAAAQQGHRNYAKRQGTWFRREPEVHWLHGFGNEAEIREQALGLVEQAIDRTAAGAAS; this comes from the coding sequence ATGGTAGGCGCGCATTCTCCTGAGCCTCTGGTTGTTGTGCTGCTGGGGCCGACAGCCAGCGGAAAGACTTCGCTATCGCTGGCCGTGGCGGAGCAATTTGCGGGCGAGGTGGTCAGTTGCGACTCCGTGGCCGTCTATCGCGACATGGAGATCGGCACTGCCAAACCCTCTCGCGCCGAGCGGGCGCGCGTGCCGCATCACCTGATTGATGTGGTTTCTCCGGCTGAGCCATACACGGCTGGCGATTACAGCCGCCATGCCCGCGCCGCACTTGCCGATATCACCGCACGAGGCCATCTGCCGGTTGTTACGGGAGGCACAGGCCTCTACCTGCGTGCGCTGGTCGATGGCCTGTTCGCAGGGCCGGAGCGTTCGCAACCGCTGCGCGATCGCCTGCACCGCATTCGAGCGCGGCACGGAGAGGGTGCGCTGCATCGCATCCTGCGACGCCTGGACCCCGCCTCCGCAGCCCTCATCCATCCCAACGACACGCCCAAGCTGATCCGTGCCATCGAGGTCAGCCTCCAGGCCGGAAAACCCATGTCGCAGGCCTGGCAGCAGGGCCGCGACCGGCTGAAAGGCTATCGCATCCTCCGCATCGGGCTGGAGCCGGAGCGGAAGGCTCTCTATTCCCGGATCAATCATCGCGCAGAGGAGATGTTTCGCGAGGGCCTTGTTGCGGAAACCGAGCAACTGCTCGCGAAGTATGGCGAAGATTGCCGCCCCCTGGATTCCCTCGGCTACAAGCAGGCCAAAGCGATTCTGAACGGCACCATGACCGCCTCCGAGGCCATTGCAGCCGCGCAGCAGGGCCACCGCAACTACGCCAAACGCCAAGGGACATGGTTCCGCCGCGAACCGGAGGTGCATTGGCTCCACGGCTTCGGGAATGAGGCAGAGATCCGCGAACAGGCGCTCGGCCTCGTCGAGCAGGCCATCGACCGCACAGCGGCAGGGGCCGCATCCTGA
- a CDS encoding Ig-like domain-containing protein, which produces MASRSVAGICAAACVVAGLLIEGGITTPHALAQTATEPVASHAATTTQLSIATQEGDTRTQSMFTVHVMGVGTSAVPRGSVSLKLGDQSLGSAVLDENGFATFSKDALPQGRQQIVAAYEGTASFAPSTSPVRPLDSVTSALPDFTIAATGQTSMTLKAGQFGTTTIQLTPENGFNQIVSYSCGGLPLEATCTFTPSPVVPDGKNTPIVTTLNIQTVAITGGTAMARPTGKLPVVAFVMPGVLALAGLGAVRKRTPGIRMFSLAALLLAGGMGLGACSAQYGYYHHPPTVNKGTPAGVSTVTVYASASNGNVAVVHSLPITLTVTN; this is translated from the coding sequence ATGGCAAGCCGCTCAGTTGCGGGGATCTGCGCCGCAGCTTGTGTTGTGGCCGGGCTGTTGATCGAAGGCGGAATCACGACGCCTCATGCCTTGGCGCAGACCGCCACGGAACCCGTCGCTTCACACGCTGCGACCACCACACAGCTCTCCATTGCCACGCAGGAAGGCGACACGCGGACACAATCGATGTTCACCGTGCACGTGATGGGCGTGGGGACGAGCGCGGTTCCTCGCGGCAGCGTCAGCCTGAAGCTGGGGGACCAGTCGCTGGGCTCAGCGGTGCTGGACGAGAACGGTTTCGCCACCTTCTCCAAGGATGCGCTTCCGCAGGGAAGGCAGCAGATTGTAGCCGCGTATGAGGGAACGGCGAGTTTTGCCCCCTCCACTTCGCCGGTTCGTCCGCTGGATTCGGTCACCTCGGCGCTGCCCGACTTCACTATTGCCGCCACGGGCCAAACCTCAATGACCCTGAAGGCAGGCCAGTTCGGAACGACCACGATTCAACTGACTCCGGAAAATGGATTCAACCAGATTGTCAGCTACTCCTGCGGGGGGCTGCCTCTGGAGGCCACCTGCACGTTTACTCCGTCACCAGTAGTCCCGGACGGCAAGAATACGCCGATCGTCACCACGCTCAATATCCAGACGGTAGCGATTACGGGCGGCACGGCGATGGCAAGGCCAACCGGCAAACTCCCTGTGGTTGCGTTTGTCATGCCGGGAGTACTGGCACTGGCAGGGCTGGGAGCGGTCCGCAAGCGTACGCCGGGAATCCGCATGTTCAGCCTGGCCGCTCTGCTGCTCGCAGGTGGAATGGGCCTGGGCGCCTGCTCGGCACAATACGGCTACTACCATCATCCGCCGACTGTGAATAAGGGAACACCGGCCGGAGTGAGCACGGTGACGGTCTACGCCTCCGCCAGCAACGGCAATGTTGCGGTGGTGCACAGTCTGCCGATTACGCTGACAGTAACGAACTAG
- a CDS encoding general stress protein yields MAGTNTAAFGIFPNRARAEAAVDMLTLAGFPSRDISILMADNESTHEFATEKNTKAPEGTATGVGVGGSIGGALGLLAGMGALAIPGVGPLIAAGPIMGALAGLGVGGAVGGVVGALVGMGIPEYEAKRYEGRVKNGGILLSVHCDSSEEVSRAKDALKAAGAEDISSSGEKSVSTHGVEKTPIRSTTASERTVRIEREADRDQIIDPGRSKAS; encoded by the coding sequence ATGGCAGGAACCAATACAGCAGCTTTCGGCATCTTCCCCAATCGCGCAAGAGCAGAGGCTGCGGTTGACATGCTAACCCTGGCAGGATTTCCCAGCCGGGACATATCCATCCTGATGGCAGATAACGAAAGCACCCACGAGTTTGCAACGGAGAAGAACACCAAGGCTCCTGAAGGGACCGCTACTGGCGTGGGTGTAGGCGGAAGTATCGGCGGTGCCTTGGGCCTGCTTGCAGGCATGGGCGCTCTTGCAATCCCCGGCGTAGGTCCGCTGATCGCGGCTGGCCCAATTATGGGAGCCCTGGCCGGCCTGGGCGTGGGAGGAGCGGTGGGCGGCGTTGTCGGAGCATTGGTGGGGATGGGTATCCCGGAATATGAAGCCAAGCGCTACGAAGGCCGCGTAAAGAATGGAGGTATTCTGCTGTCCGTTCACTGCGACAGTTCGGAAGAAGTCTCCCGTGCCAAGGATGCTTTGAAAGCCGCCGGCGCAGAAGATATCTCGTCGTCGGGTGAAAAATCCGTCAGCACACACGGAGTCGAGAAAACCCCTATCCGCTCAACTACCGCGAGCGAGCGGACGGTGCGGATCGAGCGGGAGGCCGATCGCGACCAGATCATCGACCCTGGCAGGTCCAAGGCCTCCTGA
- a CDS encoding BON domain-containing protein — protein sequence MTIRKLTRFKKPFVASAALLALSSVPCATFAQEPSSPPPATAPDNSQQNTPSENSPQTATPETAPQTPETTPQNTAPEATPPSTTPEATPQSQAPSNTQQNQNAAQPMAAQPTDKASDRMMTKKIRRSLLADKSLSMSAHNVKIATQDGMVTLRGTVNSEEEKQSVAAKAAEVAGSADKVTNELTVKQ from the coding sequence ATGACAATTCGCAAACTCACGAGATTTAAGAAGCCTTTCGTCGCCTCCGCGGCGCTATTGGCACTTTCCTCTGTGCCCTGCGCAACATTCGCGCAGGAACCGAGCAGCCCTCCACCCGCTACCGCTCCTGACAACTCGCAGCAGAACACCCCTTCGGAGAACTCGCCGCAGACCGCGACACCGGAGACTGCGCCGCAGACTCCTGAAACCACGCCACAAAACACGGCGCCGGAAGCTACACCGCCAAGCACAACCCCGGAGGCGACTCCGCAAAGTCAGGCTCCGAGTAATACACAGCAGAACCAAAACGCTGCCCAGCCAATGGCCGCGCAGCCCACGGACAAGGCCTCGGACCGCATGATGACGAAGAAGATTCGTCGCTCGCTTCTTGCGGATAAGTCTCTTTCCATGTCTGCGCACAACGTAAAGATCGCTACGCAGGATGGAATGGTGACCTTGAGGGGAACGGTGAACTCCGAGGAAGAGAAGCAGAGTGTGGCTGCCAAGGCCGCTGAAGTAGCTGGCAGCGCGGATAAGGTGACGAACGAACTCACGGTAAAGCAATAG
- a CDS encoding SGNH/GDSL hydrolase family protein: MSTASNFWTKRLIARSFLACLMLLGISGCGDKLSSPTLSGSPAQNAGNFSNVVFLGDSLTAGFQNGSLLDTQQPHGFASLVAEQAKFSIELPLIAPPGAPAVLQLASLGPPPVVQPASGTSKGRDDLKLQATDVAVPGHTLNDLIHTAPSLIPTTGEETITYLVLGFPGIQEGVQYTQLQWAHQLNPTTLFLWIGNNDALVADITGTPASMTSISDFTAQFTLLMQRLQTDTRANLIVANIPDVTGVAYLTPGALVLGEYSQITGIPAAQLSLLTGIQPTDLVNPTGLAEVAAILQGKQKTQVDDAGALNASEAAAVRQMVQSYNAVIAQQVAASGGTLVDVYSATNNLRLHPPVINGYPLGFGFLGGFFSLDGIHPTNTGYAITANAFIQTMNAALGTKIPVVDVGAVAATDPLFPPNLMHGAAVPSHISAEAGKAVEWMFRR, translated from the coding sequence GTGAGCACTGCCAGTAATTTTTGGACAAAGCGGTTGATTGCCCGGTCTTTCCTCGCCTGCCTGATGCTGCTTGGGATCAGCGGCTGCGGCGACAAGCTCTCCTCCCCAACCCTGAGCGGATCTCCCGCGCAAAACGCGGGAAATTTCAGCAATGTCGTCTTTCTAGGGGATTCGCTGACGGCTGGATTTCAGAACGGTTCGCTGCTGGATACGCAGCAACCCCATGGTTTCGCCAGCCTGGTCGCGGAGCAGGCGAAGTTTTCCATCGAGCTGCCGCTGATTGCGCCACCCGGGGCTCCCGCCGTGCTGCAACTGGCCAGCCTTGGGCCTCCGCCGGTGGTCCAACCGGCGAGCGGCACCAGCAAAGGGCGCGACGACCTGAAGCTGCAGGCGACCGACGTAGCCGTGCCGGGACACACGCTGAACGACCTCATTCACACCGCGCCGTCACTGATTCCCACCACCGGCGAGGAGACGATTACCTACCTGGTGCTCGGCTTCCCCGGCATCCAGGAGGGCGTGCAGTACACGCAGTTGCAGTGGGCGCACCAGCTCAACCCGACCACGCTCTTCCTGTGGATTGGCAATAACGACGCGCTGGTGGCCGATATTACCGGCACTCCTGCCAGCATGACTTCGATCAGCGACTTCACGGCGCAATTTACGCTGCTGATGCAGCGGCTGCAGACCGACACCAGGGCCAACCTGATCGTAGCGAACATTCCGGATGTCACCGGCGTTGCGTATCTGACGCCAGGGGCACTGGTGCTGGGCGAGTACTCGCAGATCACCGGGATTCCCGCGGCGCAGCTCAGCCTGCTCACAGGTATTCAGCCGACCGATCTGGTGAACCCGACAGGACTGGCGGAGGTAGCCGCGATTCTGCAGGGCAAGCAGAAGACGCAAGTGGACGATGCCGGTGCGCTGAACGCGAGTGAAGCCGCTGCGGTGCGGCAAATGGTGCAGAGCTACAACGCAGTCATAGCCCAGCAGGTCGCGGCCAGCGGCGGAACGCTGGTCGATGTCTACTCCGCGACCAACAATCTGCGGCTCCATCCTCCGGTGATCAACGGCTATCCGTTGGGCTTCGGATTTCTCGGCGGCTTCTTCTCGCTCGATGGGATCCACCCGACAAACACTGGATATGCCATCACGGCGAATGCCTTCATCCAGACAATGAACGCTGCACTGGGAACCAAGATTCCGGTGGTGGACGTGGGAGCGGTCGCCGCTACAGATCCTCTCTTCCCGCCGAATCTCATGCATGGAGCGGCCGTGCCCTCACACATCAGCGCCGAGGCAGGCAAGGCTGTGGAGTGGATGTTCCGCCGCTGA